A genomic stretch from Procambarus clarkii isolate CNS0578487 chromosome 14, FALCON_Pclarkii_2.0, whole genome shotgun sequence includes:
- the LOC138364751 gene encoding serine-aspartate repeat-containing protein I-like, which produces MTEERSCEEEASLPTPTACEEAASHPTPTACEEAASLPTPTACEEAASLPTPTACEEGASLPTPTACEEAASHPTPTACEEAASLPTPTACEEGASLPTPTACEEAASHPTPTACEEAASLPTPTACEEGASLPTPTACEEAASLPTPTACEEAASLPIPTACEEAASLPTPTACEEAASLSTPTACEEAASLPTPTACEEAASIPTPTACEEAASLPTPTACEEAASLPTPPACEEAASLPTPTACEEAASLSTPTACEEAASLPTPTACEEAASLPTPTACEEAASLPTPTACEEAASLPTPPACEEAASLPTPPACEEAASLPTPTACEEAASLPTPTACEEAASLPTPPACEAAASLPTPTACEEAASLPTPTACEEAASLPTPTACEEAASLSTPTACEEAASLPTPPACEEAASLPTPTACEEAACLHFTYDTLQTFMLFKSSQEIA; this is translated from the coding sequence CTTGTGAGGAAGAAGCCAGCCTCCCTACTCCAACAGCTTGTGAGGAAGCAGCCAGCCATCCTACTCCAACAGCTTGTGAGGAAGCAGCCAGCCTTCCTACTCCAACAGCTTGTGAGGAAGCAGCCAGCCTTCCTACTCCAACAGCTTGTGAGGAAGGAGCCAGCCTCCCTACTCCAACAGCTTGTGAGGAAGCAGCCAGCCATCCTACTCCAACAGCTTGTGAGGAAGCAGCCAGCCTTCCTACTCCAACAGCTTGTGAGGAAGGAGCCAGCCTCCCTACTCCAACAGCTTGTGAGGAAGCAGCCAGCCATCCTACTCCAACAGCTTGTGAGGAAGCAGCCAGCCTTCCTACTCCAACAGCTTGTGAGGAAGGAGCCAGCCTCCCTACTCCAACAGCTTGTGAGGAAGCAGCCAGCCTTCCTACTCCAACAGCTTGTGAGGAAGCAGCCAGCCTTCCTATTCCAACAGCTTGTGAGGAAGCAGCCAGCCTTCCTACTCCAACAGCTTGTGAGGAAGCAGCCAGCCTCTCTACTCCAACAGCTTGTGAGGAAGCAGCCAGCCTTCCTACTCCAACAGCTTGTGAGGAAGCAGCCAGCATTCCTACTCCAACAGCTTGTGAGGAAGCAGCCAGCCTTCCTACTCCAACAGCTTGTGAGGAAGCAGCCAGCCTCCCTACTCCACCAGCTTGTGAGGAAGCAGCCAGCCTTCCTACTCCAACAGCTTGTGAGGAAGCAGCCAGCCTCTCTACTCCAACAGCTTGTGAGGAAGCAGCCAGCCTTCCTACTCCAACAGCTTGTGAGGAAGCAGCCAGCCTTCCTACTCCAACAGCTTGTGAGGAAGCAGCCAGCCTTCCTACTCCAACAGCTTGTGAGGAAGCAGCCAGCCTTCCTACTCCACCAGCTTGTGAGGAAGCAGCCAGCCTCCCTACTCCACCAGCTTGTGAGGAAGCAGCCAGCCTTCCTACTCCAACAGCTTGTGAGGAAGCAGCCAGCCTTCCTACTCCAACAGCTTGTGAGGAAGCAGCCAGCCTCCCTACTCCACCAGCTTGTGAGGCAGCAGCCAGCCTTCCTACTCCAACAGCTTGTGAGGAAGCAGCCAGCCTTCCTACTCCAACAGCTTGTGAGGAAGCAGCCAGCCTTCCTACTCCAACAGCTTGTGAGGAAGCAGCCAGCCTCTCTACTCCAACAGCTTGTGAGGAAGCAGCCAGCCTTCCTACTCCACCAGCTTGTGAGGAAGCAGCCAGCCTCCCTACTCCAACAGCTTGTGAGGAAGCAGCCTGCCTACACTTCACATACGATACTTTACAAACTTTCATGTTATTTAAGAGTTCTCAGGAAATTGCCTGA